A single region of the Desulfovibrio sp. genome encodes:
- a CDS encoding sugar transferase yields the protein MISTYRMAMLQVLDLVCILLALSITGFLTVESDLSIFHDYTGATLFTIFFYMLFFYILDAYSVGNEDFKETVGRVLVACLLGIVSSATASYAFQHWRFDRETVAMLFALSLAFSLGWRWIYHLNAERLTHPLRILLVGVDRAGKVRQLLAEGLPKAEILGYVGERDQGPDAGPCLGAPFMALDIAKEKQATMILLLPDAPIDDDIAHDLLEAKLRGSMVVDIRSFYEHVVQRLPLSQINDEWLLQTEGFSLNTRGSLRRLKRALDVLISLLLLIPAAPIMLLTAIVVRLESPGPVIYKQDRVGLFEKEFTVYKFRSMRADAEKNGAVWASAHDARVTKFGKFIRKVRIDELPQIWNILKGDMSFIGPRPERMAFVTKLKETIPYYSLRHTVKPGLTGWAQVCYPYGASEDDARRKLEYDLYYIKNMSILLDINIVFKTVGVVLFPKGAR from the coding sequence ATGATAAGCACATACCGCATGGCCATGCTGCAGGTTCTGGATCTCGTCTGCATTTTGCTGGCACTCAGCATTACCGGCTTTCTGACGGTCGAATCCGATCTGAGCATTTTCCACGACTATACGGGCGCTACGCTCTTTACCATTTTCTTTTACATGCTCTTTTTTTACATCCTTGATGCGTACAGCGTGGGCAACGAGGATTTCAAGGAGACCGTGGGGCGTGTGCTGGTAGCCTGCCTGCTTGGCATTGTTTCTTCGGCCACCGCCTCCTACGCCTTCCAGCACTGGCGTTTTGACCGCGAAACCGTGGCCATGCTTTTTGCCCTTTCGCTGGCCTTTTCTCTAGGCTGGCGCTGGATTTACCACCTCAATGCCGAAAGGCTCACCCACCCGCTACGCATTTTGCTGGTTGGGGTGGACCGCGCGGGCAAGGTGCGCCAGTTGCTGGCAGAGGGGCTGCCCAAGGCCGAAATTCTTGGCTATGTGGGCGAACGCGATCAGGGGCCTGATGCCGGGCCGTGCCTTGGCGCACCATTCATGGCTCTGGACATTGCCAAAGAAAAACAGGCAACCATGATCCTGCTGCTGCCTGATGCGCCCATTGACGACGACATCGCCCATGACCTGCTGGAAGCAAAGTTGCGCGGCAGCATGGTGGTGGATATCCGCAGTTTTTACGAGCACGTGGTGCAGCGCCTGCCGCTCTCGCAGATCAATGATGAATGGCTGTTGCAGACCGAGGGCTTTTCGCTGAACACGCGCGGCTCGTTGCGCAGGCTCAAGCGTGCCCTCGATGTGCTGATTTCATTGCTCCTGCTCATTCCCGCAGCGCCCATCATGCTGCTGACCGCCATTGTGGTGCGGCTGGAATCGCCCGGCCCGGTCATTTACAAACAGGATCGAGTGGGCCTTTTTGAAAAGGAATTTACAGTCTACAAGTTCCGCTCCATGCGCGCAGACGCTGAAAAGAACGGAGCCGTATGGGCCAGCGCCCACGATGCCCGCGTGACAAAGTTCGGCAAGTTCATCCGCAAGGTGCGCATAGACGAACTGCCCCAGATCTGGAACATCCTGAAGGGCGACATGAGTTTTATCGGCCCGCGCCCCGAGCGCATGGCCTTTGTGACCAAGCTCAAGGAAACCATACCCTACTACAGCCTGCGGCATACGGTTAAACCGGGCCTCACCGGCTGGGCGCAGGTGTGTTATCCTTACGGCGCGTCAGAAGACGATGCCCGCCGTAAACTGGAATATGACCTGTACTACATCAAGAACATGTCCATTCTGTTGGACATAAATATCGTGTTCAAGACCGTCGGCGTTGTGCTCTTCCCCAAGGGAGCGCGCTAG
- a CDS encoding glycosyltransferase family 4 protein yields MKIIVLGNQAKAMSNFWSVLIRHMRKAGHEVVCCAPPGDADAEAALAAQGARLRHYSLDRKGLNPLSDLRTTRELFGLFRDEKPDLLFASTIKPVIYGCMAARAAGVPHVYATITGLGYAFEADSFFKKCVNLLGRLLYRVALSGAEGVFFQNQDDIQVFRQSGILGRNARVLTARGTGVDTKRFAPSAFPDYSADGRLSGSPVFLLVARLLEAKGLPEYAEAARLLKARYPDARFQVLGPPEKGLGSVSMEQMDAWQKQGCIEYLGETRDVRPYVAAAHVLVLPSWREGTPTSIMEGMSMGRPAVVTDAPGCREVVRDGVNGYLVPVRNPQALAGAMESFITSPESIARMGQAGRELALSEFDAEKVAARILEDMRVPAIEDTL; encoded by the coding sequence ATGAAGATCATTGTTCTGGGCAACCAGGCCAAAGCCATGAGCAACTTCTGGAGTGTATTGATCCGGCACATGCGCAAGGCCGGGCACGAGGTAGTTTGCTGCGCCCCGCCAGGCGACGCCGATGCTGAGGCGGCACTGGCCGCTCAGGGTGCGCGCCTGCGCCATTATTCGCTGGACAGAAAGGGGCTGAACCCCCTGAGCGACCTGCGCACCACCCGGGAACTGTTCGGCCTTTTCAGGGACGAAAAGCCAGACCTGCTTTTCGCCTCTACCATCAAGCCTGTGATCTACGGCTGCATGGCGGCAAGAGCGGCTGGGGTTCCCCACGTTTATGCCACTATTACCGGCCTTGGCTATGCCTTTGAGGCTGATTCCTTCTTCAAGAAATGCGTCAACCTTCTGGGCCGCCTGCTCTACCGCGTGGCGCTTTCTGGCGCGGAAGGCGTTTTTTTTCAGAATCAGGACGACATACAGGTTTTCCGCCAGTCGGGCATTCTCGGACGCAATGCGCGGGTGCTTACAGCGCGCGGCACCGGAGTGGATACCAAGCGCTTTGCTCCCAGCGCTTTTCCCGACTATTCCGCCGATGGCCGCCTGAGCGGCTCGCCCGTTTTTCTGCTGGTGGCGCGATTGCTCGAAGCCAAGGGCTTGCCGGAATATGCCGAAGCCGCGCGCCTGCTCAAGGCCCGGTACCCAGATGCCCGCTTTCAGGTGCTCGGCCCGCCGGAAAAAGGCCTCGGCAGCGTGAGTATGGAACAGATGGATGCGTGGCAGAAACAGGGCTGCATAGAATACCTTGGTGAAACACGCGATGTGCGCCCCTATGTGGCAGCTGCCCATGTGCTTGTGCTGCCCTCTTGGCGCGAGGGAACACCGACCTCCATTATGGAGGGAATGAGCATGGGTCGCCCCGCTGTGGTCACGGACGCCCCCGGCTGCCGCGAGGTTGTGCGCGACGGCGTCAACGGTTACCTTGTACCGGTACGCAATCCGCAGGCGCTGGCAGGCGCTATGGAATCCTTCATCACCAGTCCTGAAAGCATTGCCCGCATGGGGCAGGCCGGACGGGAACTGGCCCTGAGTGAATTTGACGCCGAAAAAGTGGCCGCGCGCATTCTTGAAGACATGCGCGTGCCCGCCATTGAGGATACCCTATGA